One Desulfonatronovibrio hydrogenovorans DSM 9292 DNA segment encodes these proteins:
- a CDS encoding OmpA/MotB family protein, producing the protein MPRQKKEKKFRSGLAPWLVTFTDIMTLLLTFFVLIITFASFIDPRRVKLVLGSITGTFGVGTAKQDVLSRTERDWVLEPGPMPDEGDLQQLKPLLWDDKTDDLNFVENRFVQIFSINTDILYHPGQVNLTPAGENLLDQVIPVLQQLEYPVLITGHTSPLRDEFGLEHEALRDREIINPSWQLSLHRVLNVYRYILESGVDPDMIRLEAFGKFWPRYSNRTDDGRRNNRRVEIVLDRRNPEWTHARVDEAVMPAPRDEEGFIYRDFIFDIGPRPER; encoded by the coding sequence ATGCCCCGGCAGAAAAAAGAAAAAAAGTTCAGAAGCGGCCTTGCACCCTGGCTGGTGACCTTTACTGACATCATGACCCTGCTGCTGACCTTTTTCGTCTTGATCATCACCTTTGCTTCATTCATTGATCCAAGACGGGTCAAGCTGGTTCTGGGCTCCATAACCGGCACATTTGGCGTAGGTACGGCCAAACAGGATGTCCTTAGCCGGACAGAGCGGGATTGGGTCCTTGAACCTGGCCCAATGCCGGACGAAGGAGATCTGCAGCAGCTCAAGCCTCTACTATGGGACGACAAGACCGATGATCTCAACTTTGTGGAAAACAGGTTTGTCCAGATTTTTTCCATCAACACCGACATCCTGTATCATCCCGGACAGGTAAATCTGACTCCGGCCGGTGAAAATCTGCTGGACCAGGTAATTCCTGTTCTGCAGCAGCTTGAATACCCTGTTCTTATTACCGGGCATACCTCTCCGCTCCGGGATGAATTCGGCCTTGAACACGAAGCCCTCAGGGACAGGGAAATCATAAACCCGTCCTGGCAGCTGTCTTTACACCGGGTGCTCAATGTTTACAGATATATTTTAGAATCCGGAGTTGATCCAGACATGATCAGGCTTGAAGCCTTTGGCAAATTCTGGCCCAGATACAGCAACAGGACAGATGACGGAAGGAGAAACAATCGCAGAGTGGAAATCGTTCTGGACAGACGAAATCCTGAATGGACCCACGCCAGGGTGGATGAGGCTGTTATGCCGGCACCCAGGGATGAAGAAGGCTTTATATACCGGGATTTCATTTTTGATATCGGGCCCCGTCCTGAGCGGTGA
- a CDS encoding sirohydrochlorin cobaltochelatase gives MNKDGNSAILLAAFGTSVPGADQVYADMEKKVRADFPGLEIYWAYTSKVIREKLARQGRTFLSPVQALGLMAEHGLARVAMQSLLIIPGLEHHDLIRTRASLQGLPKGIEKISLGAPLLNSSLDIQRFTRAMLDNVQSQRSPEEAVIFMGHGSTHPANVFYAGLQYQFWLHDENIFVGAVEGTPALEDILPLLKKRGVSKALLLPLMVVAGDHAINDMAGKQTGSWMSTLEDNGVEARVLMQGLGSFDNVVDIWMDHLKEAVASL, from the coding sequence GTGAATAAGGACGGAAATTCAGCTATTCTTCTGGCTGCATTCGGGACCTCTGTGCCTGGAGCAGACCAGGTTTATGCAGACATGGAGAAAAAGGTCCGGGCCGATTTCCCCGGATTAGAAATATACTGGGCGTATACTTCCAAAGTCATTCGGGAAAAGCTGGCCAGACAGGGTAGGACCTTTCTTTCTCCTGTCCAGGCCCTTGGTCTGATGGCTGAGCATGGCTTGGCCAGGGTGGCCATGCAGTCCCTGCTGATAATCCCCGGTCTTGAACATCATGACCTGATCAGGACCAGGGCCTCGCTGCAGGGCCTTCCCAAGGGTATTGAGAAGATCAGCCTTGGTGCTCCGCTTTTGAATTCAAGTCTTGATATCCAAAGATTCACCCGGGCAATGCTGGACAATGTTCAAAGCCAAAGGAGTCCTGAGGAAGCAGTCATCTTCATGGGACACGGCAGTACCCATCCGGCCAATGTGTTTTATGCAGGTCTTCAGTATCAATTCTGGCTTCATGATGAAAATATTTTTGTTGGAGCAGTTGAAGGCACTCCAGCCCTTGAAGACATTCTGCCCCTGCTCAAAAAAAGAGGAGTGTCAAAAGCTCTGCTGTTGCCCCTGATGGTGGTGGCCGGAGATCACGCCATTAATGACATGGCTGGAAAGCAGACCGGATCCTGGATGTCTACTTTGGAAGACAATGGCGTTGAAGCCCGGGTCCTGATGCAGGGCCTGGGGTCTTTCGACAATGTCGTGGACATCTGGATGGACCATTTAAAGGAAGCAGTGGCTTCCCTCTGA
- the fliQ gene encoding flagellar biosynthesis protein FliQ, whose amino-acid sequence MTPDFVIGFARQAIETTLMIALPMLGVGMLVGVTVSIIQAATQIQEMTLTIVPKIISIFLVLLFAFPWIMNKMINFTTQIFINLPNYIG is encoded by the coding sequence ATGACCCCCGACTTTGTCATCGGATTTGCCAGACAGGCCATTGAGACCACCCTGATGATTGCACTGCCCATGCTTGGAGTTGGAATGCTGGTCGGGGTGACTGTCAGTATCATCCAGGCAGCAACTCAGATTCAGGAAATGACCCTGACCATTGTGCCCAAGATCATCTCCATTTTCCTGGTCCTGCTTTTTGCCTTCCCCTGGATCATGAACAAAATGATCAACTTCACCACCCAGATATTCATAAACCTTCCCAACTATATCGGGTAG
- a CDS encoding YggS family pyridoxal phosphate-dependent enzyme, translating into MTPAEGQSAAGSLESRLLKNLDELNQKIRKALAAAGSPDRLVTLIAVSKKQPLEKIDALARAGHLNFGENYVQEALPKMEKLAHQDLKWHFIGGLQSNKAKYVSGRFSLIHSVDSEKLAQGLHNKAKSLDIIQPVLIQVNLAGESQKSGTSPGQLPDLAEKILAMNHLRLEGLMTMPPFFDDPERSRPYFAALRSERDLLKKRLGVKLPHLSMGMSGDFEAAIKEGATLIRLGTALFGPRPECKVQG; encoded by the coding sequence GTGACCCCTGCTGAAGGACAATCTGCTGCTGGCAGCCTGGAATCCAGGCTGCTGAAGAACCTGGATGAACTAAACCAAAAAATCCGCAAGGCCCTGGCCGCTGCTGGCAGCCCGGACCGGCTGGTCACCCTGATTGCCGTATCCAAAAAGCAGCCTCTGGAAAAAATTGATGCCCTGGCCCGGGCCGGCCACCTGAATTTTGGAGAAAATTATGTCCAGGAAGCACTTCCCAAAATGGAAAAGCTGGCCCACCAGGACCTAAAGTGGCACTTTATTGGAGGACTTCAGTCCAACAAGGCCAAATACGTCAGCGGCAGGTTCAGCCTGATCCATTCTGTTGACTCTGAAAAACTGGCTCAGGGCTTGCATAATAAAGCCAAGAGTCTGGATATAATCCAGCCTGTGCTCATTCAGGTCAACTTGGCCGGTGAAAGCCAGAAATCCGGAACCTCACCAGGGCAGCTTCCGGATCTGGCTGAAAAGATCCTGGCCATGAACCATCTTCGGCTGGAAGGACTGATGACCATGCCCCCTTTTTTTGATGACCCGGAAAGATCAAGGCCTTATTTTGCCGCACTGAGAAGTGAACGAGATCTGCTGAAAAAACGTTTAGGGGTTAAACTGCCTCATCTCTCCATGGGCATGTCCGGAGACTTTGAAGCTGCCATTAAAGAAGGGGCGACACTGATCAGGCTGGGCACAGCCCTGTTCGGACCAAGGCCGGAGTGCAAAGTCCAGGGATAA
- a CDS encoding autotransporter assembly complex protein TamA encodes MRSNLYIFFILIILVLAFPDQVPGQEGEQAGTSSAMVYQTTVTGDLDTNLRQTLIAMSDTVSLQNRPPMTMAQLVRRIRSDTAEFSRALRSFGYYSPNISYAIDQDITPIRVTFTVNTGPAYLIREVSVVNICPVSQQRVAMPEPADLNLEPGQRIRSARVLEARQTIVRDMRAKGYPFPLVEISQVIIDHQDHSASISYAVDPGPSARFGDTEISGLSRVRPEYVLDRLTWEKGDPFKAPLMDDLRRSLTAGGLFSVVEVNHGHEILDEDFLPMQVVVTERKPRTVRAGLGYQTDIGPELKLGWTHRNLLGKGETLEFDLGLSDTLKSLEGSYTIPGFIRPDQNLRLKAGLVQEEQDAYDSKSLFTTAMLERILTNELSVAAGVGYRLARVEQLDKKSDLGLLFFPTDLTWDGRDDILDPGTGIRLNVRLIPFFDTLDTETRFLKTYASLNTYLELVPDKRVVLANRAAIGTINAESKSKVPPDERYYTGGGGSIRGYSYQSVGPLEDDNPVGGLSMAEINSELRLKMTRRSGLVAFLDGGRAYESTYPDFDERFYWGWGLGYRFYTDFGPIRADVAFPLNRRKGIDDSFQIYISLGQAF; translated from the coding sequence ATGCGCTCAAATTTATATATATTTTTCATCCTAATTATTCTGGTCCTTGCCTTCCCCGATCAGGTCCCCGGACAGGAAGGTGAACAGGCCGGAACCAGCTCTGCCATGGTCTACCAGACTACAGTCACCGGAGATCTGGACACAAATCTTCGCCAGACCCTGATTGCCATGTCCGATACTGTGAGTCTGCAAAACCGCCCTCCCATGACCATGGCTCAGCTGGTTCGGAGGATAAGGTCTGACACGGCAGAGTTCAGCAGAGCCCTGAGGTCCTTTGGCTACTATTCTCCGAACATCAGCTATGCCATTGATCAGGACATCACCCCCATCAGGGTGACCTTTACCGTGAACACCGGCCCTGCCTACCTGATCCGGGAGGTTTCAGTTGTAAATATTTGCCCTGTGTCTCAACAACGGGTGGCCATGCCGGAGCCGGCAGACCTTAACCTTGAGCCAGGCCAAAGAATTCGTTCTGCCCGGGTCCTGGAAGCCCGCCAGACCATTGTCAGAGACATGCGGGCCAAGGGTTATCCATTTCCATTGGTGGAAATAAGCCAGGTAATAATCGACCACCAGGACCATTCTGCTTCCATCAGCTATGCAGTAGATCCTGGTCCATCGGCCCGGTTTGGAGACACAGAAATATCCGGCCTTTCAAGGGTCAGGCCAGAATATGTACTGGACCGTCTGACCTGGGAAAAAGGTGACCCCTTTAAGGCCCCTCTTATGGATGACCTGCGAAGAAGTCTGACAGCTGGCGGACTCTTTTCTGTGGTTGAAGTCAACCACGGGCACGAGATTCTGGATGAAGATTTTCTGCCCATGCAGGTTGTGGTCACCGAAAGAAAGCCCCGGACAGTCCGGGCCGGCCTGGGATACCAGACCGATATCGGGCCGGAACTGAAACTGGGCTGGACCCATCGAAATCTGCTTGGAAAGGGAGAAACCCTGGAGTTTGATCTTGGCCTGTCCGACACTTTAAAGTCCCTTGAAGGAAGCTACACTATTCCCGGCTTCATCCGGCCTGATCAAAACCTTCGCTTAAAGGCCGGGCTTGTCCAGGAAGAACAGGATGCTTATGATTCCAAGAGTCTTTTCACAACGGCCATGCTTGAACGTATCCTTACCAACGAACTTTCCGTGGCCGCCGGAGTAGGATATCGTCTGGCCAGGGTGGAACAGCTGGATAAAAAAAGCGACCTGGGACTGCTTTTTTTCCCCACCGATCTAACCTGGGACGGACGGGACGATATCCTTGATCCGGGTACAGGAATCAGGCTGAATGTAAGACTCATTCCTTTTTTTGACACCCTTGACACTGAAACCAGGTTTTTGAAAACCTATGCCTCCCTTAACACCTACCTTGAACTCGTTCCGGACAAAAGGGTGGTCCTGGCCAACAGGGCGGCAATAGGCACCATAAATGCTGAAAGCAAATCAAAAGTCCCTCCTGATGAAAGATACTATACAGGAGGAGGAGGCTCGATCCGGGGATATTCCTATCAATCCGTTGGTCCTCTGGAAGACGACAATCCTGTGGGAGGGTTGTCCATGGCAGAGATAAACAGTGAATTGAGGCTTAAAATGACCAGAAGATCCGGACTGGTAGCTTTTTTGGATGGTGGACGGGCCTACGAAAGTACTTATCCCGACTTTGACGAAAGGTTTTACTGGGGCTGGGGGCTTGGCTACAGGTTTTATACCGATTTCGGCCCTATCCGGGCTGATGTGGCTTTTCCCTTGAACCGAAGAAAAGGCATTGACGACAGCTTTCAAATATATATCAGTCTTGGACAGGCATTTTAA
- a CDS encoding FmdE family protein, translating to MSCSIDPHVIEDTILFHGHNCPGLSIGIRASEMALQSLGRQKGDQLTVVAETDMCAVDAIQFLTGCTLGKGNLIHRDYGKVAFSFFDPLGQRAVRLTLKAGCFGPGREEMRSLMKKSQAAMFSAQEKERLVTLRQDQIREIMTKELTDLFELTELDQSPPKGAKILDSHECSSCKESTMESRVRLYDGQTYCIPCFELIDQKK from the coding sequence ATGTCCTGCTCAATTGATCCCCATGTTATTGAAGATACTATCTTATTTCATGGCCATAACTGCCCCGGGCTGAGTATCGGGATCAGGGCTTCAGAAATGGCTCTGCAGAGCCTTGGACGCCAAAAGGGCGACCAGCTGACTGTGGTGGCTGAAACAGACATGTGCGCCGTCGATGCCATTCAGTTTTTAACCGGATGCACCTTGGGCAAAGGCAATCTCATTCACAGGGATTATGGAAAAGTTGCCTTTTCTTTTTTTGATCCTCTTGGCCAGCGGGCAGTCAGGCTGACTCTCAAGGCCGGCTGCTTCGGACCTGGTCGAGAAGAAATGCGTTCGCTTATGAAAAAGTCCCAGGCTGCCATGTTTTCTGCACAGGAGAAGGAAAGGCTGGTAACCCTCAGGCAGGATCAGATCAGAGAAATTATGACCAAAGAGCTTACAGATCTTTTTGAATTGACCGAACTGGACCAGTCCCCCCCGAAAGGTGCAAAAATCCTGGACAGCCATGAGTGCTCATCCTGCAAGGAGTCGACCATGGAGTCAAGGGTGAGGCTTTATGACGGACAAACCTACTGCATCCCGTGCTTTGAATTGATTGATCAGAAAAAATAA
- the fliO gene encoding flagellar biosynthetic protein FliO, with the protein MDNAVNSSLDMGLAGVKMASALLIILGLIFLGFYLLKRFGHKAGLGMGSGNMLKIVATLGIGPKKSIVVVRFLNKDLVLGVTDSRINLLTEIQVDEESDQKFARVLAKKADMDSSS; encoded by the coding sequence TTGGATAACGCAGTCAACAGTTCCCTGGATATGGGCCTGGCCGGGGTCAAGATGGCCTCTGCCCTGCTCATTATCCTGGGCCTTATCTTCTTAGGCTTTTATCTGCTCAAGCGCTTCGGCCATAAGGCTGGCCTGGGAATGGGCTCGGGAAACATGCTCAAGATCGTGGCCACCCTGGGTATTGGTCCCAAAAAGAGCATCGTAGTGGTCCGCTTTTTGAATAAAGACCTGGTACTGGGGGTCACCGACTCCCGGATAAACCTCTTGACGGAGATACAGGTTGATGAAGAAAGCGACCAGAAATTTGCCCGGGTCCTGGCTAAAAAAGCTGATATGGACAGCAGTTCCTAG
- the fliN gene encoding flagellar motor switch protein FliN — protein MNQEREKKETEDQDKLAEEWAAALGDQEDPQEDLAEVDQQSEEEAEDDNLADEWAKALAAEEEEKIKDEKTQQSISAQSKEPQFKDMTAEAKKKPEGTKRDLEFILDIPLTVTAQLGSTQLLINELLQLGQGSVIELNKLAGEPLEIHVNGKLVARGEAVVINEKFGVRLTDIISPIERIKQLG, from the coding sequence ATGAACCAAGAACGCGAAAAAAAAGAAACTGAAGATCAGGATAAGCTGGCTGAAGAATGGGCTGCTGCCCTCGGCGATCAGGAAGACCCCCAGGAGGACTTGGCCGAGGTTGACCAGCAGTCAGAAGAAGAGGCCGAGGACGACAATCTTGCCGATGAATGGGCCAAAGCCTTGGCAGCTGAGGAAGAAGAAAAGATCAAGGATGAAAAGACCCAGCAGTCCATTTCCGCCCAAAGCAAAGAGCCCCAGTTCAAAGACATGACAGCTGAGGCTAAGAAAAAACCAGAAGGAACCAAAAGAGACCTGGAGTTCATTCTGGATATCCCGCTGACTGTCACTGCCCAGTTGGGAAGCACTCAGCTTTTGATCAATGAGCTTTTGCAACTGGGCCAGGGTTCGGTCATTGAACTCAACAAGCTGGCTGGAGAGCCCCTGGAGATTCATGTCAACGGAAAACTGGTGGCCAGGGGAGAAGCTGTTGTCATAAATGAAAAATTCGGGGTCAGATTAACAGACATCATCAGCCCCATTGAGAGGATCAAGCAGCTTGGATAA
- a CDS encoding motility protein A: MDLATILGLVIAFGLVSAAILFGGSPLIFLNAPSALIVLGGTIGATLVNYPMGHVLGVIGIVKNTFMTKVDNPSRIIEQFMDYANKARREGILSLEPMLKNIDDQYLKKGLQLTVDGLEPQTIQEIMETEISYLEERHETGAEILGIMGSFAPAMGMIGTVIGLVQMLQALDDPSAIGPAMAVALITTFYGALLANLVFNPMSGKLRARSKEEILAKEMMLEGILCISKGENPRIIEEKLNSYLPPKIRRITD; this comes from the coding sequence ATGGATCTGGCAACCATACTCGGCCTGGTCATCGCTTTTGGACTGGTTAGTGCGGCCATCCTATTCGGGGGCAGTCCGCTGATCTTCTTGAACGCCCCTTCAGCCCTTATTGTTCTGGGCGGAACCATCGGAGCCACTCTGGTCAACTATCCCATGGGCCATGTCCTCGGGGTGATCGGAATTGTAAAAAATACCTTCATGACCAAAGTGGACAACCCCTCCAGGATCATTGAGCAATTCATGGATTATGCCAACAAGGCCAGAAGGGAGGGGATCCTGTCTCTGGAGCCCATGCTCAAAAACATAGACGACCAGTACCTGAAAAAAGGGCTGCAGCTGACAGTGGACGGGCTGGAACCCCAGACCATCCAGGAAATAATGGAAACAGAGATATCTTATCTTGAGGAACGGCACGAGACAGGTGCTGAGATTCTGGGAATCATGGGGTCATTTGCCCCGGCCATGGGCATGATCGGGACGGTCATCGGGCTGGTCCAGATGCTCCAGGCCTTAGACGATCCCAGCGCCATCGGGCCTGCCATGGCCGTGGCGCTGATCACCACTTTTTACGGCGCCCTTCTGGCAAACCTGGTCTTCAATCCCATGTCCGGCAAATTACGGGCCAGGAGCAAGGAAGAAATTCTGGCCAAAGAAATGATGCTGGAAGGAATTCTCTGCATCTCCAAAGGAGAGAACCCAAGGATAATCGAAGAAAAACTCAACAGTTATCTGCCTCCAAAAATAAGGCGGATCACAGACTGA
- the fliM gene encoding flagellar motor switch protein FliM: MNKILDQNEVDALLRGLTGGEIETETDIMEDDSGVVDFDISNQDRIIRGRMPVLEIINDRFARLSTNAMANSMRKRVDVNPISIDMSKFGDFMRSLPVPTSINIFKIDPLRGNALMIIDTRLVFALVENFFGGAGSQPKIEGRDFTPIEQSIVTKVAKMLLDNLEDAWRPVHEVGIELSRSEVNPQFATIVPPSDVVVVVSFEVELENAIGSLVICLPYATIEPIRSKLYAAYQSERLEVDHAWLTRFKERLMEIPVDVNITLGHSQITGRQLLNLEVGDILVLDTDEEDLLKAQVQGVVKFHGIPGFVKGNKAFQVIKEEETNF, encoded by the coding sequence ATGAACAAAATACTCGACCAGAACGAAGTTGATGCCCTGCTTCGGGGACTCACCGGTGGGGAGATCGAAACTGAAACCGACATCATGGAGGATGACTCCGGTGTGGTTGACTTCGACATCTCCAACCAGGACCGGATCATCCGGGGTCGAATGCCGGTCCTGGAAATCATCAATGACCGTTTTGCCAGGCTTTCCACCAATGCCATGGCCAATTCCATGCGCAAAAGAGTGGATGTCAATCCCATTTCCATTGACATGTCCAAGTTTGGCGATTTCATGCGGTCACTTCCAGTACCCACCAGCATCAATATTTTTAAAATTGACCCTCTCAGGGGGAACGCCCTGATGATCATCGACACCAGACTGGTTTTTGCACTGGTGGAAAATTTTTTCGGTGGTGCCGGCTCCCAGCCCAAAATCGAGGGCCGGGATTTCACCCCCATAGAGCAAAGCATTGTTACCAAGGTGGCCAAGATGCTTCTGGACAACCTGGAAGATGCGTGGCGGCCGGTTCATGAGGTGGGAATAGAACTCAGTCGTTCCGAGGTTAATCCCCAGTTCGCCACCATAGTCCCGCCCAGCGATGTTGTAGTTGTGGTCAGTTTTGAGGTGGAACTGGAAAATGCCATTGGCTCCCTGGTCATCTGCCTCCCATACGCCACCATTGAACCCATCCGCTCTAAACTTTACGCAGCCTACCAGTCAGAAAGGCTGGAAGTAGACCACGCCTGGCTGACCAGGTTCAAGGAGCGACTCATGGAGATACCTGTTGACGTCAATATAACCCTTGGACACAGCCAGATAACCGGACGCCAGCTTTTAAACCTCGAGGTAGGGGATATCCTGGTTCTGGACACAGACGAAGAAGATCTACTCAAGGCCCAGGTCCAGGGTGTGGTCAAATTTCATGGAATTCCAGGATTTGTAAAAGGAAATAAGGCCTTTCAGGTGATCAAGGAAGAAGAAACAAATTTTTAG
- a CDS encoding flagellar basal body-associated FliL family protein — protein sequence MPPKKKDQEKNTEEVKKKSGILKWIILLLILALLSGAGYFGYNYFLGPDNGEAEDPTAPREQQVDLGSTVVVPLDPFVVNLADPLGRRYLRTTLQVDVIDRRAARDVENHMARVRDAILLLLSSKAYSDLDTMEKKIQLRNEIVERLNQIIGPGRVVKVYFSEFVVQ from the coding sequence ATGCCCCCCAAGAAAAAAGACCAGGAAAAAAACACTGAAGAAGTCAAAAAAAAATCAGGGATTCTGAAGTGGATCATCTTGCTGTTAATCCTGGCCCTATTATCTGGAGCAGGGTATTTTGGCTATAATTATTTTTTGGGGCCGGATAACGGAGAAGCAGAAGATCCTACAGCACCCAGAGAACAGCAAGTAGATCTGGGTTCCACCGTTGTAGTCCCCCTTGATCCCTTTGTGGTTAACCTGGCCGACCCCCTGGGCCGCAGATATCTCAGGACCACCCTGCAGGTGGATGTTATTGACCGCCGGGCAGCCAGGGATGTGGAAAACCACATGGCCAGGGTCCGGGACGCTATCCTGCTTTTGCTGTCCAGCAAGGCCTACTCCGACCTGGATACAATGGAGAAAAAGATCCAGTTGCGCAACGAGATAGTGGAACGCTTGAATCAGATTATCGGACCCGGCAGGGTGGTTAAGGTTTATTTTTCCGAATTCGTGGTCCAGTAA
- the fliP gene encoding flagellar type III secretion system pore protein FliP (The bacterial flagellar biogenesis protein FliP forms a type III secretion system (T3SS)-type pore required for flagellar assembly.), giving the protein MQFSGSQAEPEKVAVTLEIIFLLTVLSVAPAIVLTATCFTRLIIVFSFIRHAMGTQQMPPNQVLAALAIFLTVAIMAPIGKQINDEALQPYLNEDIDYREALANAEEPMREFLFKHTREKDLSIFYSITGKDRPETREDVPTMLLIPAFVISELKTAFQIGFMIYIPFLILDMVVASILLSMGMMMLPPVMISMPFKVLLFVMVDGWNLLVGSLVNSFA; this is encoded by the coding sequence ATGCAATTCTCAGGAAGTCAGGCTGAACCTGAAAAGGTGGCTGTGACCCTGGAAATCATCTTTCTCTTGACAGTGCTGTCGGTAGCCCCGGCCATAGTTTTGACAGCAACCTGTTTTACCAGGCTCATTATAGTTTTTTCATTCATCCGCCACGCCATGGGCACCCAGCAGATGCCTCCAAACCAGGTCCTTGCCGCCCTAGCCATTTTTCTGACTGTGGCCATTATGGCTCCCATAGGCAAACAGATAAATGACGAAGCCCTGCAGCCTTACCTCAACGAGGATATTGACTACCGGGAAGCCCTGGCCAATGCTGAAGAACCCATGCGTGAATTCCTCTTCAAGCACACCAGGGAAAAAGACCTGTCCATCTTTTATTCCATTACTGGCAAAGACCGTCCTGAAACCCGGGAGGACGTCCCAACCATGCTCTTGATCCCGGCCTTTGTGATCAGTGAACTCAAGACTGCCTTTCAAATCGGATTCATGATCTATATTCCGTTTCTTATCCTGGATATGGTGGTAGCCAGCATCCTTTTGTCCATGGGCATGATGATGCTTCCACCGGTCATGATCTCGATGCCTTTCAAGGTGCTGCTGTTTGTAATGGTTGACGGCTGGAATCTGTTGGTGGGGTCCCTGGTAAACAGTTTTGCCTGA
- a CDS encoding OmpA/MotB family protein codes for MARKKKQRKPIEALWMVTFADMVTILLTFFILLLSMASLDREIIREVITVFQEDIAFISPRSAGRVPDRFLIFEDLLEKPWEILEKENRIKDLLFPDDVLPPEISKSTLQENLRVLARPEGIALMLTDELLFPFGQTTLNPAARQVLAQIVPLVMAWPSAVNIAGYTDDIPGIHKDNYEFAAERATAVMEYLIINGVPDERLSISAYGPHFPVASNETEQGRSQNRRVEILLKTKAGAYI; via the coding sequence TTGGCCAGGAAAAAAAAACAGCGAAAACCCATTGAAGCCCTGTGGATGGTCACCTTTGCCGACATGGTCACCATCCTGTTGACTTTTTTCATCCTGCTTTTAAGCATGGCTTCCCTTGACAGGGAAATCATCCGGGAGGTCATAACGGTTTTTCAGGAAGACATTGCCTTTATTTCGCCAAGATCGGCCGGCAGAGTTCCAGACCGGTTCCTGATATTCGAGGACCTGTTGGAAAAACCCTGGGAAATACTGGAAAAAGAAAATCGCATCAAGGATCTTCTCTTTCCAGATGACGTTCTGCCCCCGGAAATCAGTAAAAGTACCCTGCAGGAAAATTTAAGGGTGCTGGCCAGACCTGAAGGCATAGCCCTCATGCTGACCGATGAGCTGCTCTTTCCCTTTGGTCAGACCACTCTGAATCCTGCAGCCAGGCAGGTCCTGGCCCAGATAGTCCCCCTGGTCATGGCCTGGCCGTCAGCCGTGAATATTGCAGGTTATACCGACGACATTCCAGGGATACACAAAGATAACTATGAGTTTGCAGCAGAAAGGGCCACGGCTGTCATGGAATACCTGATCATAAACGGAGTTCCTGATGAACGGCTCTCCATTTCCGCGTACGGACCTCACTTCCCTGTGGCGTCCAATGAGACCGAACAGGGCAGATCTCAGAACCGAAGGGTGGAAATATTATTGAAAACCAAGGCCGGAGCTTATATCTGA